From a single Hymenobacter sp. YIM 151500-1 genomic region:
- the rpoN gene encoding RNA polymerase factor sigma-54, with translation MQRLDMKQLLSQKLSPQQIQFIKLLQIPTAELEARIKEELEVNPALEEGDDHEEEFEEQDRDDSDDSDEDFDNDPDAEFDNPDNTLDEDFDDRSEEQPEVELPTKEEPADSKDDSGDDLDLSDYLNDDEIAGYKMQGDGPGEDEDDREMPLADTSGSLVDSLLDQLGFADLDEKQEAIGRQLIGSIDNDGYIRRDLAAIANDLAFSQNIEATVPEIEAVLHVIQSFDPPGIGARDLQECLLLQLERRPQDEVTEYAERILNETFDEFTKKHYQRIQQKLDLEDDELKEAIALILKLNPKPGGTGPVGMGKVQYIIPDFILTNENGQFNLTLNSRNAPDLRVSPAYTEMFRAYDKASKKDKKMKEAVTFVKQKLDSAKWFIDAIRQRQNTLLRTMDAIVRYQREFFLDGDESKLRPMILKDIAQEIGMDISTVSRVANSKSVQTEFGIYPLKYFFSEGIATDSGEDASSREVKHILKEIIDGENKAKPLSDDKLEKMLNARGYNIARRTVAKYREQLNIPVARLRKEL, from the coding sequence ATGCAACGACTGGACATGAAGCAGCTTCTCTCTCAGAAGCTGTCCCCCCAACAAATACAATTCATTAAGCTGCTGCAAATTCCGACGGCAGAGCTGGAAGCTCGTATCAAGGAGGAGCTGGAGGTAAACCCGGCCCTGGAGGAAGGCGACGACCACGAGGAGGAATTTGAGGAGCAGGACCGCGACGATTCGGACGACTCGGATGAGGACTTCGACAACGACCCCGACGCCGAGTTTGACAACCCGGATAACACCCTGGACGAGGATTTTGACGACCGTAGCGAAGAGCAGCCCGAAGTAGAGCTACCCACGAAAGAAGAACCCGCCGACTCGAAAGACGACAGTGGCGACGACCTCGACCTGAGCGACTACCTCAACGACGATGAAATAGCCGGCTATAAAATGCAGGGCGACGGCCCCGGTGAGGACGAGGACGACCGGGAAATGCCCCTGGCCGACACCAGCGGCTCCCTGGTGGACTCCTTGCTCGATCAGCTGGGCTTTGCCGACCTCGATGAAAAGCAGGAAGCCATTGGCCGCCAGCTCATTGGCTCCATCGACAACGACGGCTACATCCGTCGCGACCTGGCCGCCATTGCCAACGACCTGGCGTTTTCACAGAACATCGAGGCCACCGTGCCCGAGATTGAAGCTGTGCTGCACGTCATTCAGAGCTTCGACCCGCCCGGCATCGGGGCCCGCGACTTGCAGGAGTGCCTGCTGCTCCAGCTGGAGCGCCGCCCCCAGGACGAGGTAACCGAATACGCCGAGCGTATCCTGAACGAGACGTTCGATGAGTTTACCAAGAAGCACTACCAGCGCATTCAGCAGAAGCTGGACCTGGAGGACGACGAGCTGAAAGAAGCCATTGCCCTGATTCTCAAGCTCAACCCCAAGCCCGGCGGCACCGGCCCGGTGGGCATGGGCAAGGTGCAGTACATCATTCCCGACTTCATCCTCACCAACGAGAACGGGCAGTTCAACCTGACCCTGAACTCGCGCAACGCCCCCGACCTGCGCGTGTCGCCGGCCTACACCGAGATGTTCCGGGCCTACGACAAGGCCTCGAAGAAGGACAAGAAGATGAAGGAGGCCGTGACCTTCGTGAAGCAGAAGCTGGACTCGGCCAAGTGGTTTATCGACGCCATCCGGCAGCGCCAGAACACGCTGCTGCGCACCATGGACGCCATTGTGCGCTACCAGCGCGAGTTTTTCCTCGACGGCGACGAAAGCAAGCTGCGGCCCATGATTCTGAAGGACATAGCCCAGGAAATCGGCATGGACATCAGCACGGTGAGCCGGGTGGCCAACTCCAAATCGGTGCAGACCGAGTTCGGCATCTACCCGCTCAAGTACTTCTTCTCCGAAGGCATTGCCACCGACTCGGGCGAGGACGCCAGCTCCCGCGAGGTCAAGCACATTCTCAAGGAAATCATCGACGGCGAAAACAAAGCCAAGCCGCTGTCGGATGACAAGCTGGAAAAGATGCTCAACGCCCGCGGCTACAACATTGCCCGCCGCACCGTAGCCAAGTACCGTGAGCAGCTGAACATTCCGGTAGCCCGCCTGCGGAAGGAGTTGTAA
- a CDS encoding PAS domain S-box protein has translation MFPSSESDSDLASLPEQLALERQARAAAEQQVRDLRRHLASTQRVVNRLTDSITRLTQNLRVAVLVVHYHGMVALLNQEFCDLFGLQQTPVDLLEQPVAPVLEQLLNRTARPEVARQRLEAIRRANQRVLGEDLALADGTVLELDFVPMSGQDELVPAGYLLSFRDVTQARRTEQHLHSLSRIPGQSPNPTLRLDVNGHVLYANPAAEALHREYTTPVTQPELAGKLYEAATAALAANQAQQLEVGFADRCYQLAVVPFVDDQYVNLYFTDITGLKDAEKRLAEQQEFYETVLSQLPADVAVFDAEHRYRYVNPAAIRDQALREWIIGHDDFEYLAYRNRPLELAQQRRGIFRRAVEQRSLIAWEETFPDPSGNGQRLALRHMQPVFGPDNELRLVIGYGIDITERHAAEERVRRSEATLLEQQEFVRMVVDTTPNIIWVTNGRGKVLFSNRTFDEIVARSDHRDVDLNDPDSRVAAEAREFISTDDYVMRTGQELVLETTYTLRDGTTLWLQTVKRPLRRANGSVNVLGVSTDITEMKLARQTLERSAKQYRDLMHYSQALICTHDLEGRLLSVNPAAAQLVGHTPEQLVGRHLREVLHADLHGQLNEYMAKTRVQQELTGLLTLRDVAGRPRHLMYINYRVEEAGETPYVIAYGQEITERILAEQELLRAKEAAENTAKAKENFLANMSHEIRTPINGVLGMAGLLAKTPLDPVQQEHLRILRNSGRHLLTVINDVLDVAKIESGKLELEQVPFDLCQTIKEAFQTLEFRAEEKGIELRLTPLQLPHSVVLGDPGRINQILLNLLSNAIKFTTQGYVELTGRLLRETDEELEIEFQVRDTGIGIAPDKLDTIFESFSQAYADISRRYGGTGLGLTISRRLVEQLGGRMWVESETDRGSTFFFSLTLPKALLPLEPPAPPAPLVYDSLRHTRVLLVEDHPVNQQLVQLILESWGVETYLASDGPEALAQLEARLYDVVLMDIQMPGMNGLEVTQHLRQHADPLRAETPVIALTANVMRSDNEAYRAAGLDYLSKPFEEDDLFRKLETNLRPVRAAQLETQAPPPPPAAALGIEEPLPSFRSEPATEPVEEVLYDFTLLRQTAHGSTVFMQKIIDSFTAHTPTHVAKLREAAAAADWETVGSLAHKLRPSLHLLGVDAVQAIVAQLEPLSRPTELPAPPAASDAELRAQANTLADLLERTVAQLAVAPIES, from the coding sequence ATGTTTCCTTCCTCCGAATCTGATTCTGACCTGGCTTCCTTGCCCGAACAGCTGGCCCTGGAGCGCCAGGCCCGCGCCGCCGCCGAGCAGCAGGTGCGCGACCTGCGCCGCCACCTGGCCTCGACGCAGCGGGTGGTGAACCGCCTGACCGACAGCATCACCCGCCTCACCCAGAACCTGCGCGTGGCGGTGCTGGTGGTGCATTATCACGGCATGGTGGCCCTACTCAACCAGGAGTTTTGCGACTTGTTTGGGCTGCAGCAAACACCCGTGGACTTGCTGGAGCAGCCCGTAGCGCCGGTGCTGGAGCAGCTACTCAACCGGACGGCCCGCCCCGAGGTGGCCCGCCAGCGCCTGGAAGCCATTCGGCGGGCCAACCAGCGCGTGCTGGGCGAAGACCTGGCCCTGGCCGATGGCACCGTGCTGGAGCTGGACTTTGTGCCCATGAGCGGGCAGGATGAGCTGGTCCCGGCCGGCTACCTGCTGTCGTTTCGGGACGTGACGCAGGCGCGGCGCACCGAGCAGCACCTGCATTCCTTGTCCCGGATTCCGGGCCAGAGCCCTAACCCTACCCTGCGCCTCGACGTGAACGGCCACGTGCTGTACGCCAACCCCGCCGCCGAGGCCCTGCACCGGGAGTACACTACCCCTGTCACGCAGCCTGAGCTGGCGGGGAAGCTCTACGAGGCAGCCACGGCGGCGCTGGCCGCCAACCAGGCCCAGCAGCTCGAAGTTGGGTTTGCCGACCGGTGCTACCAGCTGGCCGTGGTGCCCTTCGTCGACGACCAGTACGTGAACCTGTACTTCACCGACATCACGGGCCTCAAGGATGCCGAAAAGCGCCTGGCCGAGCAGCAGGAGTTTTACGAAACGGTGCTCAGCCAGCTGCCCGCCGACGTGGCCGTGTTCGACGCCGAGCACCGCTACCGCTACGTGAACCCCGCCGCCATCCGCGACCAGGCGCTGCGGGAGTGGATTATCGGCCACGACGACTTTGAGTACCTGGCGTACCGCAACCGGCCGCTGGAGCTGGCTCAGCAGCGGCGCGGCATTTTCCGGCGGGCCGTGGAGCAGCGCAGCCTCATAGCCTGGGAAGAAACCTTTCCGGACCCCAGCGGCAACGGCCAGCGCCTGGCCCTGCGCCACATGCAGCCCGTGTTCGGGCCCGACAATGAGCTGCGCCTGGTCATTGGCTACGGCATCGACATCACGGAGCGCCACGCCGCCGAGGAGCGGGTGCGCCGCAGCGAGGCTACCCTGCTGGAGCAGCAGGAGTTTGTGCGCATGGTAGTCGATACCACCCCCAACATCATTTGGGTAACCAATGGCCGGGGCAAGGTGCTGTTCAGCAACCGCACCTTCGATGAGATTGTGGCCCGGAGTGACCACCGCGACGTGGACCTCAACGACCCCGACAGCCGGGTGGCCGCCGAAGCCCGCGAGTTTATCAGCACCGACGACTACGTGATGCGCACGGGCCAGGAGCTGGTGCTGGAAACCACCTACACCCTGCGCGACGGCACCACGCTCTGGCTGCAAACGGTAAAGCGCCCTCTGCGCCGGGCCAATGGCTCCGTCAACGTGCTGGGCGTGAGCACCGACATCACCGAAATGAAGCTGGCCCGCCAGACTCTGGAGCGCAGCGCCAAGCAGTACCGCGACCTGATGCACTACTCCCAGGCCCTGATTTGCACCCACGACCTGGAGGGGCGGCTGCTGTCGGTGAACCCGGCGGCGGCCCAGCTGGTGGGCCACACGCCCGAGCAGCTGGTGGGCCGCCACCTGCGCGAGGTGCTGCACGCCGACTTGCACGGCCAGCTCAACGAGTACATGGCCAAAACCCGCGTGCAGCAGGAGCTGACGGGCCTGCTCACCCTGCGCGACGTGGCCGGCCGGCCCCGCCACCTCATGTACATCAATTACCGCGTGGAAGAAGCCGGCGAAACGCCCTATGTTATTGCCTACGGCCAGGAAATTACCGAGCGCATCCTGGCCGAGCAGGAGCTGCTGCGGGCCAAGGAAGCCGCCGAGAATACGGCCAAAGCCAAGGAAAACTTCCTGGCCAACATGAGCCACGAAATCCGCACGCCTATTAACGGGGTACTGGGCATGGCTGGGCTGCTGGCCAAAACGCCCCTCGACCCGGTGCAGCAGGAGCACCTGCGCATTCTGCGCAACTCGGGCCGCCACCTGCTCACCGTCATCAACGACGTGCTGGACGTAGCCAAGATTGAGTCGGGCAAGCTGGAGCTGGAGCAGGTGCCCTTCGACTTGTGCCAAACCATCAAAGAAGCGTTTCAGACCCTGGAGTTCCGGGCCGAAGAGAAAGGTATTGAGCTGCGCCTGACGCCCCTGCAACTGCCGCACTCCGTGGTGCTCGGCGACCCCGGCCGCATCAACCAGATTCTGCTCAACCTGCTCAGCAACGCCATCAAGTTCACGACCCAGGGCTACGTGGAGCTGACCGGGCGCCTCCTGCGCGAAACGGACGAGGAGCTGGAAATCGAGTTTCAGGTACGCGACACGGGCATTGGCATTGCGCCCGACAAGCTGGACACCATCTTCGAGAGCTTCTCGCAGGCCTACGCCGACATTTCGCGCCGCTACGGGGGCACGGGCCTGGGCCTGACCATCAGCCGCCGGCTGGTGGAGCAGCTGGGCGGGCGCATGTGGGTGGAAAGTGAAACCGACCGGGGCAGCACCTTCTTCTTCTCGCTCACGCTGCCCAAGGCCTTGCTGCCCCTGGAGCCGCCGGCCCCTCCCGCGCCGCTCGTGTATGACTCGCTGCGCCACACGCGGGTGCTGCTGGTGGAGGACCACCCCGTCAACCAGCAGCTCGTGCAGCTAATTCTGGAAAGCTGGGGCGTGGAAACCTACCTGGCTTCCGACGGCCCCGAGGCGCTGGCCCAGCTGGAAGCCCGCCTCTACGATGTGGTGCTCATGGACATTCAGATGCCGGGCATGAACGGGCTGGAAGTCACCCAGCACCTGCGCCAGCACGCCGACCCGCTGCGGGCCGAAACGCCGGTTATTGCCCTCACGGCCAACGTCATGCGCTCCGACAACGAAGCCTACCGCGCCGCCGGCCTCGACTACCTGTCCAAGCCGTTTGAGGAAGACGACCTGTTCCGGAAGCTGGAAACCAACCTGCGGCCCGTGCGGGCGGCCCAGCTCGAAACCCAGGCCCCCCCGCCCCCACCCGCGGCGGCGCTGGGCATAGAGGAGCCGCTACCGTCTTTCCGCAGTGAGCCGGCCACAGAACCCGTCGAAGAAGTGCTCTACGACTTCACGCTGCTGCGCCAGACGGCCCACGGCAGCACGGTTTTCATGCAGAAGATTATCGACTCGTTTACGGCGCACACGCCCACCCACGTGGCGAAGCTGCGCGAAGCCGCCGCCGCCGCCGACTGGGAAACCGTGGGCAGCCTAGCGCACAAGCTGCGGCCGTCGCTGCATTTGCTGGGTGTGGACGCGGTGCAGGCCATCGTGGCACAGCTGGAACCCCTCTCCCGCCCCACCGAGCTACCCGCGCCGCCCGCTGCCTCCGACGCCGAGCTGCGCGCCCAAGCCAACACCCTCGCCGACCTGCTGGAGCGCACCGTAGCCCAGCTAGCCGTGGCCCCGATTGAATCGTAG
- a CDS encoding LytR/AlgR family response regulator transcription factor codes for MATSLLTCAIIDDEEINRLTLEHYISLTDSLQLVTSLDDAMQGLNYFRAGNRVDILFLDVQMPQLNGLDLLRVLPEPPIVILTTAHEDFAVDAFDLRVTDYLVKPFDYARFSRAVQRALVQHAAPAATPATPATSPATPPDNDLFVKVNNKMVRINFDEVTYIEALSDYVVIVTDKQKYIVYTTMKALDARLPFDHFVRVHRSYILNMRRIEAIEDGAAVVPGGHHVPIGKSYQEAFFRKLNRI; via the coding sequence ATGGCCACTTCTCTACTCACCTGTGCTATCATCGACGACGAGGAAATCAACCGCCTGACGCTGGAGCACTATATTTCCCTGACCGACTCGCTGCAACTGGTAACGTCCCTGGACGATGCCATGCAGGGCCTGAACTACTTCCGGGCCGGCAACCGGGTGGACATTCTGTTTCTGGACGTGCAGATGCCCCAGCTGAACGGCCTGGACCTGCTGCGGGTGCTGCCCGAGCCGCCCATCGTCATCCTGACTACTGCCCACGAGGACTTCGCCGTCGATGCTTTCGACCTGCGCGTGACTGATTACCTGGTGAAGCCCTTCGACTACGCCCGCTTTAGCCGGGCCGTGCAACGCGCGCTGGTGCAGCACGCCGCCCCGGCCGCTACGCCCGCCACGCCGGCTACCTCGCCCGCCACCCCTCCCGACAACGACCTGTTTGTGAAGGTGAACAACAAGATGGTGCGCATCAACTTCGACGAGGTGACCTACATTGAAGCTCTGTCGGACTACGTGGTGATTGTGACCGACAAGCAGAAGTACATCGTGTACACCACCATGAAAGCTCTGGACGCCCGCTTGCCCTTCGACCACTTCGTGCGGGTGCACCGCTCCTACATCCTCAACATGCGCCGCATCGAGGCCATTGAGGACGGGGCGGCCGTAGTGCCCGGCGGCCACCACGTGCCCATCGGCAAGTCCTATCAGGAAGCCTTTTTCCGCAAGCTGAACCGGATTTAG
- a CDS encoding FAD-dependent oxidoreductase, giving the protein MPLSSASSSASAAEPLTVVGGGLVGSLLALYLAQHDHPVEMFERRPDLRRGGLVEGRSINLALSDRGWRALAGVGIAAPVHEVAIAMYRRVMHDARGQLTYQPYGKEGQAIYSVSRAGLNRRMLDLVEQEPRIRLRFNQQCQRVDLRRRTLDMLDADTGQTTTRPYRRLFGVDGAYSAVRGALQKTDRFNFSQHYLDYGYKELTIAAGPGGEWAIEKNALHIWPRGQYMMIALPNLDGSFNCTLFFPFEGPRSFAALQTPTQVRAFFEEVFPDAVPLMPELEAEFFENPTSSLVTIRCFPWTYHDEVLLLGDAAHAIVPFYGQGMNAGFEDCSVLHELLGRHGADWPAVFDEFQRQRKPNADAMADLALYNFEEMRDRVADPQFLLQKKIESFISAQYPDKWLPLYAQVTFSHTPYAEAWANGQEQERVMQRLMPHIHTEADYHRPQVQRLIAEEMARRPHHL; this is encoded by the coding sequence ATGCCGCTTTCCTCCGCTTCTTCGTCTGCTTCCGCTGCTGAGCCGCTTACCGTAGTGGGCGGCGGCCTGGTGGGGTCGTTGCTGGCCCTGTACCTGGCCCAGCACGACCATCCGGTAGAGATGTTCGAGCGCCGGCCCGACCTGCGCCGGGGCGGCCTGGTGGAAGGCCGCTCCATCAACCTGGCTTTGTCGGACCGGGGGTGGCGGGCCCTGGCGGGCGTGGGCATTGCCGCGCCCGTGCACGAGGTGGCCATTGCCATGTACCGCCGCGTCATGCACGATGCGCGCGGCCAACTCACGTATCAGCCCTACGGCAAGGAAGGCCAGGCTATCTACTCGGTGTCGAGGGCGGGGCTGAACCGGCGCATGCTGGACCTGGTGGAGCAGGAGCCGCGCATCCGCCTGCGCTTCAACCAGCAGTGCCAGCGCGTAGACCTGCGCCGCCGCACCCTCGACATGCTCGACGCCGACACCGGCCAGACGACGACCCGGCCCTACCGGCGCCTGTTTGGGGTAGACGGGGCCTACTCGGCCGTGCGCGGAGCCTTGCAGAAAACCGACCGGTTCAACTTCAGCCAGCACTACCTCGACTACGGCTACAAGGAGCTGACCATTGCGGCCGGGCCCGGTGGCGAGTGGGCCATCGAGAAAAACGCCCTGCACATCTGGCCGCGGGGGCAGTACATGATGATTGCCTTGCCCAACCTCGACGGCTCGTTTAATTGCACGCTGTTCTTTCCGTTTGAGGGGCCCCGCTCGTTTGCGGCCCTGCAGACGCCGACCCAGGTGCGGGCCTTTTTTGAGGAGGTGTTTCCGGATGCCGTGCCGCTGATGCCGGAGCTGGAAGCCGAGTTTTTCGAGAATCCGACCAGCTCCCTGGTTACCATCCGCTGCTTCCCGTGGACCTACCACGACGAGGTGCTGCTGCTCGGCGACGCTGCCCACGCCATTGTGCCCTTCTACGGGCAGGGTATGAACGCCGGCTTCGAGGACTGCTCGGTGCTGCACGAGCTGCTGGGCCGCCACGGCGCCGACTGGCCCGCGGTGTTTGATGAGTTTCAGCGCCAGCGCAAGCCCAACGCCGACGCCATGGCCGACCTGGCCCTGTACAACTTCGAGGAGATGCGCGACCGGGTGGCCGACCCGCAGTTTCTGCTGCAAAAGAAAATCGAGAGCTTCATCTCGGCCCAGTACCCCGACAAGTGGCTGCCGCTGTACGCGCAGGTCACGTTTTCGCACACGCCCTACGCCGAGGCCTGGGCCAACGGCCAGGAGCAGGAGCGGGTGATGCAGCGCCTCATGCCCCACATCCACACCGAGGCCGACTACCACCGCCCCCAGGTGCAGCGCCTGATAGCCGAGGAAATGGCCCGGCGGCCCCATCATCTGTAG